From a region of the Candidatus Melainabacteria bacterium genome:
- the fabZ gene encoding 3-hydroxyacyl-ACP dehydratase FabZ — protein sequence MIDVNRIREIIPHRYPFLLIDRITYLEPGIKAHGYKNVTTNEPFFQGHFPGNPIMPGVLIIEALAQLGCVAMLVKEEYKNMIGLFAGIDNVRFKKQVLPGDKLELYVELIKLKGVIGKFKGEAKVDSQLVCEAEVLFALAPKPQDRQD from the coding sequence ATAATTGATGTTAATAGAATTCGTGAGATTATTCCACATAGGTATCCTTTTTTACTTATAGACAGGATTACATATTTGGAACCAGGCATTAAAGCTCATGGATATAAGAATGTAACTACAAATGAACCTTTTTTCCAAGGACATTTTCCAGGTAATCCAATTATGCCAGGAGTTTTAATTATAGAAGCACTTGCCCAGCTTGGTTGTGTAGCAATGCTTGTTAAAGAAGAATATAAAAACATGATAGGTTTATTTGCAGGTATTGATAACGTAAGATTTAAAAAACAAGTTCTTCCTGGTGATAAATTAGAACTATATGTTGAGCTTATTAAACTAAAAGGAGTAATTGGAAAGTTTAAAGGTGAAGCAAAAGTTGATAGCCAGCTTGTGTGTGAAGCTGAAGTACTTTTTGCGTTAGCACCTAAACCACAGGACAGGCAGGACTAA